One window from the genome of Thermococcus sp. encodes:
- a CDS encoding BlaI/MecI/CopY family transcriptional regulator: protein MKPQEFKLTEDGIKAVLPPLEAEIMEHMWKIKVATAGQVYEVMKGKHPDIRRSTISILMNRLCERGLLEKSVETGRGGMRYVYSVTSTREEFEEKIVQSILDALMSNFRDATYAYLSKIKK, encoded by the coding sequence ATGAAACCTCAAGAGTTCAAGCTCACGGAAGACGGCATAAAGGCGGTTCTACCCCCCCTCGAAGCGGAGATTATGGAACACATGTGGAAGATAAAAGTGGCCACCGCAGGGCAGGTCTACGAGGTCATGAAGGGGAAGCACCCAGATATAAGGCGCTCTACAATAAGCATCCTTATGAACAGGCTCTGCGAGCGTGGACTGCTTGAGAAAAGCGTCGAAACAGGAAGAGGAGGCATGAGGTACGTATATAGCGTAACCTCCACCCGGGAAGAGTTCGAAGAGAAGATCGTGCAGAGCATCCTCGATGCTCTCATGTCCAACTTTAGGGATGCAACTTACGCCTATCTCTCCAAGATCAAGAAGTGA
- the dph5 gene encoding diphthine synthase: MAIYFIGLGLYDERDITLKGLETVRKCDVVFAEFYTSLLAGTTINRIEELIGKSIHRLNREDVELNFEKNVLNEAKSKDVAFLTVGDPMVATTHSDLRIRAKKAGIKSYIIHAPSIYSAIAITGLHIYKFGKSTTVAYPEKNWFPTSHYDVIRENLERGLHTMLFLDIKAEQNRYMTANEAMEILLQIEEMKGDGVFTPDTLVVVLARAGSLNPTLRAGYVKDMMNENFGRQPHVMVVPGKLHIVEAEYLVEFAGAPEEILEKT, from the coding sequence ATGGCGATATACTTCATAGGGCTTGGACTCTACGACGAGAGGGACATAACACTCAAGGGACTTGAGACTGTTAGAAAATGCGACGTGGTCTTTGCCGAGTTCTACACCTCCCTGCTCGCCGGGACAACAATAAACAGGATAGAAGAGCTGATAGGAAAGTCAATACATAGGCTCAACAGGGAAGACGTGGAGCTTAACTTTGAGAAAAACGTTCTGAACGAGGCAAAGAGCAAGGACGTGGCGTTTCTCACCGTAGGTGACCCAATGGTTGCGACAACCCACTCCGACCTGCGCATAAGGGCTAAGAAGGCAGGTATAAAGAGCTACATCATCCACGCACCCAGCATATACTCAGCCATAGCGATAACCGGACTGCACATCTACAAGTTCGGCAAGAGCACAACGGTAGCTTACCCGGAGAAGAATTGGTTCCCCACAAGTCACTACGACGTGATAAGGGAGAACCTGGAGAGGGGCCTCCACACGATGCTCTTCCTCGACATAAAGGCAGAGCAGAACCGCTACATGACAGCCAACGAGGCCATGGAGATACTCCTTCAGATCGAAGAGATGAAAGGCGACGGGGTTTTCACACCGGACACTCTCGTTGTGGTGCTGGCGAGAGCCGGATCCCTGAACCCAACTCTCAGGGCTGGCTACGTTAAGGACATGATGAATGAGAACTTTGGTAGACAGCCTCATGTCATGGTCGTTCCCGGCAAATTGCACATAGTCGAGGCCGAGTACTTGGTGGAATTCGCCGGCGCACCGGAGGAAATACTGGAAAAAACCTGA